In Asanoa sp. WMMD1127, one genomic interval encodes:
- the dhaL gene encoding dihydroxyacetone kinase subunit DhaL, with protein MDTSAFVAWVHEASRLITADAERLTRLDAAIGDGDHGINLRRGFQAADEMLDKAEAETPGAVLQTVGRALISKTGGASGPLYGTGFRQAGKALADVAEVDAAKLGSALEAAFNGIKQLGAAQEGDKTMLDALGPAVTAYQVAVQDGADLPAAARAAAEAAERGLAETVPMLARKGRASYLGERTIGHEDPGAASTTLILRALATVAAGEAS; from the coding sequence ATGGACACCAGCGCGTTCGTCGCGTGGGTGCACGAGGCGTCCCGCCTGATCACCGCGGACGCCGAGCGGCTGACCCGGCTCGACGCCGCGATCGGCGACGGCGACCACGGCATCAACCTCCGCCGCGGCTTCCAGGCGGCGGACGAGATGCTCGACAAGGCGGAGGCGGAGACGCCGGGCGCGGTGCTGCAGACGGTCGGGCGGGCGCTCATCAGCAAGACCGGCGGCGCGTCCGGCCCGCTCTACGGCACCGGGTTCCGCCAGGCCGGCAAGGCGCTGGCCGACGTCGCCGAGGTCGACGCGGCCAAGCTCGGCAGCGCGCTGGAGGCCGCCTTCAACGGGATCAAGCAGCTCGGCGCCGCCCAGGAGGGCGACAAGACGATGCTGGACGCGCTCGGTCCGGCGGTCACCGCCTACCAGGTCGCCGTCCAGGACGGGGCCGACCTGCCCGCGGCGGCCCGGGCGGCGGCGGAGGCGGCCGAACGCGGCCTCGCGGAGACCGTGCCGATGCTGGCCCGCAAAGGCCGGGCCAGCTATCTCGGCGAGCGCACCATCGGTCACGAGGACCCCGGCGCGGCGTCGACCACCCTGATCCTGCGCGCGCTGGCCACGGTGGCCGCCGGTGAGGCCTCGTGA
- the dhaK gene encoding dihydroxyacetone kinase subunit DhaK produces the protein MKKLINAPDGVLTDALVGFAAAYPDLTVNMEDRYITRGPTSGKVGLVSGGGSGHEPLHGGFVGYGMLDAACPGEVFTSPVPDQLLAATKSVDGGAGVLHIVKNYTGDVLNFQMAAELAGDDGLQVESVLVNDDVAVENSTYTAGRRGTGGTVFVEKIAGAAAERGADLAATAAIGREVNDRSRSFGVALSANVIPATGKPGFELGDDEIEIGVGIHGEPGRARGQMTTAREIAGVALEAIHADMPLSGDVLVMVNGLGGTPLLELYVVYAAVAEWLEGHGATITRNLVGNYITSLEMAGCSITVARLTPELTELWDAPVQTPALRWGR, from the coding sequence GTGAAGAAGCTGATCAACGCGCCGGACGGCGTGCTCACCGACGCGCTCGTGGGGTTCGCGGCCGCGTACCCGGACCTGACGGTCAACATGGAGGACCGGTACATCACCCGCGGCCCGACCTCGGGCAAGGTGGGCCTGGTCTCCGGCGGTGGCTCCGGGCACGAGCCGCTGCACGGCGGGTTCGTCGGCTACGGGATGCTCGACGCCGCGTGTCCGGGCGAGGTGTTCACCTCCCCGGTGCCCGACCAGCTGCTGGCCGCCACCAAGTCGGTCGACGGCGGCGCGGGCGTGCTGCACATCGTGAAGAACTACACCGGTGACGTGCTCAACTTCCAGATGGCCGCGGAGCTGGCCGGCGACGACGGCCTCCAGGTCGAGTCGGTGCTGGTCAACGACGACGTGGCGGTGGAGAACAGCACCTACACCGCGGGTCGGCGGGGCACCGGCGGCACCGTCTTCGTCGAGAAGATCGCCGGCGCGGCCGCCGAGCGCGGCGCCGACCTGGCCGCCACCGCCGCCATCGGGCGCGAGGTCAACGATCGTTCCCGCTCGTTCGGTGTGGCGCTGAGCGCCAACGTCATCCCGGCCACCGGCAAGCCCGGCTTCGAGCTCGGCGACGACGAGATCGAGATCGGCGTCGGCATCCACGGCGAGCCGGGGCGGGCCCGCGGCCAGATGACCACCGCCCGCGAGATCGCCGGTGTGGCGCTCGAGGCGATCCACGCCGACATGCCGCTCTCCGGCGACGTGCTGGTGATGGTCAACGGCCTCGGCGGCACCCCGCTGCTGGAGCTGTACGTGGTCTACGCCGCGGTCGCCGAATGGCTCGAGGGGCACGGTGCCACGATCACCCGCAACCTGGTCGGCAACTACATCACCAGCCTGGAGATGGCCGGCTGCTCGATCACCGTGGCCCGGCTGACGCCGGAGCTGACCGAGCTGTGGGACGCGCCGGTGCAGACGCCGGCGCTGCGTTGGGGCCGTTGA
- a CDS encoding histidine phosphatase family protein yields the protein MTAPRVRLVLVRHGESHWNVEERYQGQQDSGLTPAGFAQAEMAAEVLVDRFGTADLVVTSDLPRARDTAAAYLRRVGGAAREDARLREIDVGTWGGRTRAEVAAAHPEEIAAFERGVDIPRGGGETFGQLRTRVWAALEEIAGAGTVVVFTHGGCVRVATAAALRVPSPGERGFAPVGNCSLTVIDHAGADGVHRLVAYNAPTAAGTRTNRVE from the coding sequence ATGACCGCTCCCCGGGTACGGCTGGTGCTGGTGCGTCATGGCGAGTCGCACTGGAACGTCGAGGAGCGCTACCAGGGCCAGCAGGATTCTGGGCTGACACCGGCCGGGTTCGCCCAGGCGGAGATGGCCGCCGAGGTGCTGGTCGACCGCTTCGGCACCGCCGACCTGGTGGTCACCAGCGACCTGCCCCGGGCCCGCGACACCGCCGCCGCCTACCTGCGCCGGGTCGGCGGCGCCGCCCGCGAGGACGCCCGGCTACGCGAGATCGACGTCGGCACCTGGGGCGGCCGGACGCGGGCCGAGGTGGCGGCCGCCCACCCCGAGGAGATCGCCGCCTTCGAGCGCGGGGTCGACATCCCGCGCGGCGGCGGCGAGACGTTCGGTCAGCTACGTACGCGGGTGTGGGCGGCGCTGGAGGAGATCGCCGGCGCCGGGACCGTGGTCGTCTTCACCCATGGCGGGTGCGTCCGGGTGGCCACGGCGGCCGCGTTGCGCGTGCCGTCGCCGGGCGAGCGCGGGTTCGCGCCGGTCGGCAACTGCTCGTTGACCGTCATCGACCATGCCGGCGCGGACGGCGTCCACCGGCTCGTCGCCTACAACGCGCCGACCGCGGCCGGCACGCGGACGAACCGGGTGGAGTGA
- a CDS encoding FGGY-family carbohydrate kinase encodes MLFAGVDVGTQSLRVLLADDEGAVVARSTGPLRSRRVGDRHEQDPAQWWAALGQAFRGVPADRVGGVAICGTSGTFLLADRDGRPQTPALMYDDARAPAVPGAQGTWALSKLVWLLRNGPAGLAAGRLVVRHCGDHLADRLTGDLVATDWTSALKTGYDGGWAETAVPAAALPEVVRPGTLIGTVGPDGAAHTGLRVGVPVRAGLTDGCAAQVAAGALAVGNWNSVLGTTLVVKGVTADRLADPSGAVYSHRHPDGGWLPGGASNVGAAVVDEWFPGADRASLDRAAAAHEPAGALVYPLRGRGERFPFVRPDAASFTVGIAAGEADRYAAVLQGVAYVERLCYAHLRRLGADTSGSLALTGGATRSRYWSQLRADVLGRPVTLPATPEPALGMAVVAAAGDGSLTATAARMVRPAETLEPRAGDRFTEPFARFVDALAERGHIDADLAAYAKEPS; translated from the coding sequence ATGCTGTTCGCCGGCGTCGACGTGGGCACGCAGAGCCTGCGGGTGCTGCTCGCCGACGACGAGGGCGCGGTGGTGGCGCGGTCGACCGGGCCGCTGCGCAGCCGGCGGGTCGGTGACCGGCACGAGCAGGATCCGGCGCAGTGGTGGGCGGCGCTGGGACAGGCGTTCCGCGGTGTCCCGGCCGACCGGGTCGGCGGGGTGGCCATCTGCGGCACGTCGGGCACGTTCCTGCTCGCGGACCGCGACGGACGACCACAGACCCCGGCGCTGATGTACGACGACGCCCGCGCCCCCGCCGTCCCCGGGGCGCAGGGCACCTGGGCGCTGTCGAAGCTGGTGTGGCTGCTCCGCAACGGCCCCGCCGGGCTGGCCGCGGGGCGGCTCGTGGTGCGGCACTGCGGCGACCACCTGGCCGACCGGCTGACCGGCGACCTGGTCGCCACCGACTGGACGAGCGCCCTGAAGACCGGCTACGACGGTGGTTGGGCCGAGACGGCCGTGCCCGCGGCCGCGCTGCCCGAGGTGGTGCGCCCCGGCACGCTGATCGGCACCGTGGGGCCGGACGGCGCCGCGCACACCGGGCTGCGGGTCGGCGTGCCCGTGCGGGCCGGCCTGACCGACGGCTGCGCCGCGCAGGTCGCCGCCGGCGCGCTGGCCGTCGGCAACTGGAACTCCGTGCTCGGCACCACCCTCGTGGTCAAGGGCGTCACCGCGGACCGGCTGGCCGACCCGTCCGGCGCCGTCTATTCGCACCGCCATCCCGACGGCGGCTGGCTGCCCGGCGGAGCGTCCAATGTGGGCGCGGCTGTGGTCGACGAGTGGTTCCCGGGCGCGGATCGGGCTTCGCTGGACCGTGCGGCGGCCGCACACGAGCCCGCCGGCGCGCTCGTCTACCCGCTGCGGGGCCGGGGCGAGCGGTTCCCGTTCGTGCGACCCGATGCGGCCTCGTTCACGGTCGGCATCGCGGCGGGCGAGGCCGACCGCTACGCCGCCGTGCTGCAGGGCGTCGCCTACGTCGAGCGGCTCTGCTACGCGCACCTGCGCCGGCTCGGCGCCGACACGTCCGGGTCGCTGGCGCTGACGGGCGGCGCGACCCGCAGCCGTTACTGGTCGCAGCTGCGGGCCGACGTGCTCGGCCGGCCGGTCACGCTGCCGGCGACGCCGGAACCGGCGCTGGGGATGGCGGTCGTCGCCGCGGCCGGCGACGGCAGCCTGACCGCGACCGCGGCGCGGATGGTCCGGCCGGCGGAGACACTGGAACCGCGGGCCGGTGACCGGTTCACCGAGCCGTTCGCCCGGTTCGTCGACGCGCTGGCCGAGCGCGGCCATATCGACGCGGACCTCGCCGCCTACGCCAAGGAGCCGTCATGA
- a CDS encoding histidine phosphatase family protein yields the protein MTRTTVVLARHGRTAWHQPTRYTGRSDVPLDEVGAAQAARLGEWAGAQGFAALACSHLVRARQTAAAVTGLTPVVDPRLRELDFGVAEGRTLAELREDDAAMVERFEADPVGGHFPGGEPPGEAAARGLAAVTELASAYAGGSVLVIAHSTLIRLVVCAVLGVPLGEYRRRLPVLEPTATTTLRFPEPVGVVSYNVSR from the coding sequence ATGACGCGCACGACCGTGGTGCTGGCCCGGCACGGCCGCACGGCCTGGCACCAGCCGACCCGCTACACCGGGCGCAGCGACGTGCCGCTCGACGAGGTCGGCGCGGCGCAGGCGGCCCGGCTCGGCGAGTGGGCGGGGGCGCAGGGCTTCGCCGCGCTGGCCTGCTCGCACTTGGTGCGGGCGCGGCAGACCGCCGCCGCGGTGACCGGGCTGACGCCGGTGGTGGATCCGCGGCTGCGCGAGCTGGACTTCGGGGTCGCCGAGGGGCGCACGCTGGCCGAGCTGCGCGAGGATGACGCGGCGATGGTGGAGCGGTTCGAGGCCGACCCCGTGGGCGGGCACTTTCCGGGTGGCGAGCCGCCGGGGGAGGCGGCCGCCCGTGGGCTGGCGGCGGTCACCGAGCTCGCGTCCGCGTACGCCGGGGGGTCGGTGCTGGTGATCGCGCACAGCACGCTGATCCGGCTGGTGGTGTGCGCGGTGCTCGGTGTGCCGCTGGGTGAGTATCGGCGGCGGCTGCCGGTGCTCGAGCCGACCGCGACCACCACGCTGCGGTTTCCCGAACCGGTCGGTGTCGTCTCCTACAACGTCTCGCGATGA
- a CDS encoding FGGY-family carbohydrate kinase, whose amino-acid sequence MSVVIGVDAGTTVTKAVAFDPDGTALARAARPTRLDRVGDGRYEQDADAVFGAVVAVLRELRELLPGPVTAVGVTAQGDGLWLLDADGRPVRHAISWLDARATPILDRWTASGLASHAYRRTGNYPFPGSAGPLLAWLDAHEPHALDRAATAGYCKDMVVQRLTGLRATDPSDASAPFLDPVRRRYDEELIAACGLDHRRGLLAPVRDAPHAPLSAAAADATGLPAGLPVVGAPYDLPASAWGAGVRDVGAGLLTVGTTLACQVVWDTVDTSGEPAGLTLSTWQPERWLRALPAMVGTAALDWVLRLVGATVADVPALLSAGRSTGLTVLPFFAEAGERAPFVAPRARARIDGLHLGHGPADLIRATCEAIAYSARHCLTAAGLSGPLAACGGGVASAEWAQIFADVLDRPVRVLAGEEIGARGAALAALSTVDAEPTGWTPAGQVFTPVSADRYAVGYARYLSQLDQARPNWS is encoded by the coding sequence ATGAGCGTCGTCATCGGCGTTGACGCCGGCACCACGGTGACCAAGGCGGTCGCGTTCGATCCCGACGGCACCGCGCTGGCCCGGGCGGCCCGCCCGACGCGGCTCGACCGGGTCGGCGACGGCCGCTACGAGCAGGACGCCGACGCGGTCTTCGGCGCGGTGGTGGCGGTGCTGCGCGAGCTGCGGGAGCTGCTGCCCGGTCCGGTCACCGCGGTCGGCGTGACGGCGCAGGGCGACGGTCTGTGGCTGCTCGACGCCGACGGCCGGCCGGTCCGGCACGCGATCTCCTGGCTCGACGCCCGGGCGACCCCGATTCTCGACCGCTGGACGGCATCGGGGCTCGCGTCGCACGCGTACCGGCGGACCGGCAACTATCCGTTCCCGGGCAGCGCCGGGCCGTTGCTCGCCTGGCTCGACGCGCACGAGCCGCACGCGCTCGACCGGGCCGCCACCGCCGGCTACTGCAAGGACATGGTGGTGCAGCGGCTCACCGGCCTGCGGGCGACCGATCCGTCGGACGCGTCGGCGCCGTTCCTCGACCCTGTCCGGCGGCGGTACGACGAGGAGCTGATCGCCGCCTGCGGGCTCGACCATCGGCGGGGCCTGCTGGCCCCGGTGCGGGACGCGCCGCACGCGCCGCTGAGCGCCGCCGCGGCCGACGCCACCGGCCTGCCCGCCGGGCTGCCGGTGGTCGGTGCGCCCTACGACCTGCCGGCCTCGGCCTGGGGCGCCGGGGTCCGCGACGTCGGGGCCGGGCTGCTCACCGTCGGCACCACGCTCGCCTGCCAGGTCGTGTGGGACACAGTGGACACCAGCGGCGAGCCGGCCGGTCTCACGCTGAGCACCTGGCAGCCGGAGCGTTGGCTGCGGGCGCTGCCCGCGATGGTGGGCACCGCCGCCCTCGACTGGGTGCTGCGGCTGGTCGGCGCGACCGTCGCCGACGTGCCGGCGCTGCTGTCCGCGGGCCGCTCGACCGGGCTGACCGTGCTGCCCTTCTTCGCCGAGGCCGGCGAGCGCGCGCCCTTCGTCGCGCCGCGGGCCCGGGCTCGGATCGACGGGCTGCACCTCGGGCACGGGCCGGCCGACCTGATCCGGGCCACCTGCGAGGCGATCGCCTACAGCGCCCGGCACTGCCTGACCGCGGCCGGGTTGAGCGGCCCGCTGGCGGCCTGTGGCGGCGGGGTGGCGTCCGCGGAGTGGGCGCAGATCTTCGCCGACGTGCTGGACCGGCCGGTGCGGGTGCTGGCCGGCGAGGAGATCGGTGCGCGCGGCGCCGCGCTGGCCGCCCTGTCCACGGTGGATGCGGAGCCGACCGGGTGGACGCCCGCCGGGCAGGTCTTCACCCCGGTCTCGGCGGACCGCTACGCGGTCGGCTACGCGCGCTACCTGAGCCAGCTGGACCAGGCCCGACCGAACTGGAGCTGA
- a CDS encoding 2-hydroxyacid dehydrogenase has product MRILLAGDHFVTNDLLAAALRDRVEAEPVTLTLPWPHVPFGPVAEVDEASGDEATLIAALSGVDVAVTQMAPFTARVLAAADALKLVVVCRGGPVNVNLAAAEAAGIAVRTTPGRNAIAAAEHTIALILAALRQIPDRHAGVRAGEWRSDLYALDRVGAELAGSTVGLVGYGAIGRRVGRILAAFGAEVLVHDPYAADVVGVDLAELLERSTVVSLHARLTPETTGLIGAAELARLPAGAVLVNTARGGLLDYGAVVDALESGRLGAAAFDVFDAEPLPADSRLRTAPRVVLTPHLAGATRQTAERAAALAADAVAAFVRS; this is encoded by the coding sequence GTGCGGATTCTCCTGGCCGGCGACCACTTCGTCACCAACGACCTGCTGGCCGCCGCTCTGCGCGACCGGGTCGAGGCCGAGCCGGTCACGCTCACACTGCCCTGGCCACACGTGCCGTTCGGTCCGGTGGCCGAGGTCGACGAGGCCTCCGGCGACGAGGCCACGCTGATCGCGGCTCTGTCCGGTGTGGACGTCGCGGTGACGCAGATGGCCCCGTTCACGGCCCGGGTGCTGGCCGCGGCCGACGCGCTCAAGCTGGTCGTGGTCTGCCGCGGTGGGCCGGTCAACGTCAATCTGGCCGCGGCCGAGGCGGCCGGGATCGCCGTGCGCACCACGCCCGGCCGCAACGCGATCGCCGCCGCGGAGCACACGATCGCGCTGATCCTGGCCGCGCTGCGGCAGATTCCGGACCGGCACGCGGGCGTACGCGCCGGCGAGTGGCGCAGCGACCTCTACGCGCTCGACCGGGTCGGCGCCGAACTGGCCGGCAGCACCGTCGGGCTCGTGGGTTACGGCGCGATCGGCCGCCGGGTGGGCCGGATCCTGGCCGCGTTCGGCGCCGAGGTGCTGGTGCACGATCCCTACGCGGCGGACGTGGTCGGTGTCGACCTGGCGGAGCTGCTGGAGCGGTCCACCGTGGTCAGTCTGCATGCCCGGCTCACTCCCGAGACCACGGGACTGATCGGGGCGGCGGAGCTGGCCCGGTTGCCGGCCGGGGCCGTGCTGGTGAACACGGCACGCGGTGGCCTGCTCGACTATGGCGCGGTGGTCGACGCGCTCGAGTCGGGTCGGCTGGGCGCGGCGGCGTTCGACGTCTTCGACGCGGAGCCCTTGCCGGCGGACTCCCGGTTGCGCACAGCGCCGCGGGTGGTGCTGACCCCGCACCTGGCCGGTGCCACCCGCCAGACCGCGGAACGCGCCGCGGCGCTGGCGGCGGACGCGGTGGCCGCGTTCGTGCGCTCGTGA
- a CDS encoding M23 family metallopeptidase: MNAPPRRGQAVGAGVAIIVVTVLALLLVDRFRRPGPRPLFQLPVTCGEVWRLSTYPGHDDFDVDLFPTEGESWGRPVLASASGTVIESGINGSLGGRTPQNPRGPKGRGGGYWVKIDHGGRWESQYLHMLEPPLVEVGDEVAIGQQIGKLGSTGNSGAPHLHYEQRVAREKVEAWFGGEPSGITTDDRELELERTSANCP, from the coding sequence ATGAACGCACCACCCCGCCGGGGCCAGGCCGTCGGCGCCGGCGTCGCCATCATCGTGGTCACGGTCCTGGCGTTGCTGCTGGTCGACCGGTTCCGCCGGCCCGGCCCGCGCCCGCTGTTCCAGCTCCCGGTGACGTGCGGTGAGGTCTGGCGGCTGTCCACCTACCCGGGCCACGACGACTTCGACGTCGACCTGTTCCCGACCGAGGGCGAGTCGTGGGGCCGGCCGGTGCTGGCCTCGGCGTCGGGCACCGTCATCGAGTCGGGCATCAACGGCTCCCTCGGCGGCCGCACGCCGCAGAACCCCAGGGGCCCTAAGGGCCGCGGCGGCGGCTACTGGGTCAAGATCGACCACGGTGGTCGCTGGGAGTCGCAGTACCTGCACATGCTCGAACCACCCCTGGTCGAGGTCGGCGACGAGGTCGCGATCGGCCAGCAGATCGGCAAGCTGGGCAGCACGGGCAACTCCGGCGCCCCGCACCTGCACTACGAGCAGCGGGTCGCCAGGGAGAAGGTGGAAGCCTGGTTCGGCGGCGAACCCTCCGGCATCACCACCGACGACCGTGAGCTCGAGCTGGAACGCACGAGCGCCAACTGTCCCTAA
- a CDS encoding alpha/beta hydrolase — MTQYVLACRSLPGPAGATPMVLLHGGGGDGSTWDELAPRFAQRRPVHVPDLRGMGRSERTGPYGMTVFRDDLLALLDRLALDRVVLVGHSLGGFVSFLATLAAPDRVEALVLEECPPPVPLGIPVPTGLPPSAPYYDREIRPAVLETLNGPDPRWWAELSAIPVPVLVVAGGPTSFLPQDVLAKMAARIQAGELVTIPVGHLVHPEAPDAFADAVETFLAGR, encoded by the coding sequence ATGACGCAGTACGTGCTCGCCTGCCGCTCGTTGCCCGGGCCCGCGGGCGCGACGCCGATGGTGCTGCTGCACGGCGGCGGTGGCGACGGCAGCACCTGGGACGAGCTGGCGCCGCGGTTCGCCCAGCGCCGCCCGGTCCACGTCCCGGACCTGCGGGGGATGGGCCGCAGCGAACGGACCGGCCCGTACGGGATGACGGTCTTCCGTGACGACCTGCTGGCGCTGCTCGACCGCCTCGCGCTCGACCGGGTCGTGCTGGTCGGCCACTCGCTCGGCGGTTTCGTCAGCTTCCTCGCCACGCTGGCCGCGCCCGACCGGGTCGAGGCGCTGGTGCTGGAGGAGTGCCCGCCGCCGGTGCCGCTGGGCATCCCGGTCCCGACGGGCCTGCCGCCGTCGGCCCCCTACTACGACCGCGAGATCCGCCCGGCCGTGCTGGAGACGTTGAACGGCCCCGACCCGCGCTGGTGGGCCGAGCTGTCGGCGATCCCGGTGCCGGTGCTGGTCGTCGCCGGCGGCCCGACCAGCTTCCTGCCCCAGGACGTGCTGGCCAAGATGGCCGCGCGGATCCAGGCCGGCGAGCTGGTCACGATCCCCGTGGGCCACCTGGTGCACCCCGAGGCGCCCGACGCGTTCGCGGACGCGGTCGAGACCTTTCTGGCCGGCCGATGA
- a CDS encoding multidrug efflux SMR transporter translates to MWFWLAGAIVSEIAATLSLRASAGFTRLVPTVILVIGYGFAFYALSQALKLGMNVGVAYAVWSAIGVAAIAVIGALFLHESLSPLQIGGLVLIIAGVVALELGRA, encoded by the coding sequence ATGTGGTTCTGGCTGGCCGGCGCGATCGTCTCCGAGATCGCGGCCACCCTGTCGCTGCGGGCCTCGGCGGGTTTCACCCGGCTCGTGCCCACGGTCATCCTGGTGATCGGCTACGGCTTCGCGTTCTACGCGCTGTCACAGGCGCTCAAGCTCGGCATGAACGTCGGTGTCGCGTACGCCGTCTGGTCCGCGATCGGTGTCGCCGCCATCGCCGTCATCGGCGCGCTGTTCCTGCACGAGTCGCTGTCCCCGCTGCAGATCGGTGGTCTGGTGCTGATCATCGCCGGGGTGGTCGCCCTCGAACTGGGGCGCGCTTGA
- a CDS encoding molybdopterin-dependent oxidoreductase translates to MARTTHRGACPLDCPDTCVWQLTVEDGRAVEIRGDADHPFTRGVLCGKVNRYLDAVNGADRLTTPLVRVGPKGVGEIAFRPASWDEALDRVATGLRDSIERHGAESVLPYYFAGTMGDVQGYTMGQRLFAHLGASRLRTTICTAAANAALESLYGGMVGFEPESIVEARLILLWGANLLSTHLHLWPFVQEARRRGAYVVAIDPLRTDTAGRCDAHVAPLPGTDAALALGLMRHVVDGGAADQEWLDAHVDGWPDLVERLAEWPVERAATECGLDPAVLRDLGDRIATTRPTAIKVGLGLQRHAGAGQAIRAICAIPLVTGDFRHPGGGALCMTSGHFPGGADVARPADLPTPTARRINMSRLAAVLTGEADPPVTSLVVFDANPAATAPDQTRLRAGLLRPDLFTVVLEQRWTDTCDYADVVLPATMQPEHLDLVSSYGHHYTALNLPATTPPGEALPNTEIFRRIAAALGLDHPRLRETDDELVRQHLAGGPVTFEELAERTWARTTGVPVGSAPFAKGGFPTPTGRARLHDPRLTARGVDPLVGYTPPSAKDGDGLVLIAAAGRFFLNSTFGSLPWHEKKMGPPRIHLHPTDAAARGLADGTEVSVHNANGSFEAAVAVDDATRPGVAFTFKAYWARRSPGANTVNAVTAVRDADLGGAPTFHDIRVELTAR, encoded by the coding sequence TGGCAGCTCACCGTCGAAGACGGGCGGGCCGTGGAGATCCGCGGCGACGCCGACCACCCGTTCACCCGGGGTGTGCTCTGCGGCAAGGTCAACCGCTACCTCGACGCGGTCAACGGCGCCGATCGGCTCACCACGCCGCTGGTCCGGGTCGGGCCCAAGGGCGTTGGGGAGATCGCGTTCCGGCCGGCGAGCTGGGACGAGGCGCTCGACCGCGTCGCCACCGGCCTGCGGGACAGCATCGAGCGGCACGGCGCGGAGTCGGTCCTGCCCTACTACTTCGCCGGCACGATGGGCGACGTCCAGGGCTACACGATGGGCCAGCGGCTCTTCGCCCACCTCGGCGCCAGCCGGCTGCGCACCACCATCTGCACCGCCGCGGCCAACGCCGCGCTGGAGTCGCTCTACGGCGGGATGGTCGGCTTCGAGCCGGAGTCGATCGTCGAGGCCCGGCTGATCCTGCTCTGGGGAGCCAACCTGCTCTCCACCCACCTGCACCTGTGGCCGTTCGTCCAGGAGGCCCGCCGCCGGGGCGCCTACGTGGTGGCGATCGACCCGCTGCGCACCGACACCGCCGGCCGCTGCGACGCGCACGTGGCCCCGCTGCCCGGCACCGACGCCGCCCTGGCGCTGGGGCTGATGCGGCACGTGGTCGACGGCGGCGCGGCCGACCAGGAGTGGCTCGACGCGCACGTCGACGGCTGGCCCGACCTGGTCGAGCGGCTCGCGGAGTGGCCGGTCGAGCGCGCGGCCACCGAGTGCGGCCTCGACCCGGCGGTGCTGCGCGACCTCGGCGACCGGATCGCCACCACCCGGCCCACCGCGATCAAGGTCGGGCTCGGCCTGCAGCGGCACGCGGGCGCCGGCCAGGCGATCCGGGCGATCTGCGCGATACCGCTGGTCACCGGCGACTTCCGGCATCCGGGCGGCGGCGCGCTGTGCATGACCTCGGGCCATTTCCCCGGCGGGGCCGATGTCGCGCGCCCGGCCGACCTGCCGACGCCGACGGCTCGCCGCATCAACATGAGCCGGCTCGCCGCCGTGCTGACCGGCGAGGCCGACCCGCCTGTCACGTCGCTGGTGGTCTTCGACGCCAACCCGGCGGCCACCGCGCCGGACCAGACCCGGCTGCGCGCGGGCCTGCTGCGCCCGGACCTGTTCACCGTCGTGCTCGAGCAGCGCTGGACCGACACCTGCGACTACGCCGACGTGGTGCTGCCCGCGACGATGCAGCCCGAGCACCTCGACCTGGTCAGCTCCTACGGGCACCACTACACGGCGCTCAACCTGCCGGCCACGACGCCGCCCGGCGAGGCGCTGCCCAACACCGAGATCTTCCGCCGGATCGCGGCCGCGCTCGGGCTCGACCATCCGCGGCTGCGCGAGACCGACGACGAACTGGTGCGCCAGCACCTGGCCGGCGGGCCGGTCACCTTCGAGGAGCTGGCCGAGCGCACCTGGGCCCGCACCACCGGCGTGCCGGTCGGCAGCGCCCCGTTCGCCAAGGGCGGCTTCCCGACCCCGACCGGCCGGGCCCGGCTGCACGACCCGCGGCTGACCGCGCGCGGCGTCGACCCGCTCGTCGGCTACACCCCGCCGTCCGCGAAGGACGGTGACGGGCTGGTGCTGATCGCCGCCGCGGGCCGGTTCTTCCTCAACTCGACCTTCGGCTCGCTGCCCTGGCACGAGAAGAAGATGGGGCCGCCACGGATCCACCTCCACCCGACCGACGCGGCCGCCCGTGGGCTCGCCGACGGCACCGAGGTCAGCGTGCACAACGCCAACGGGTCCTTCGAGGCGGCCGTCGCGGTCGACGACGCGACCCGGCCGGGGGTGGCGTTCACCTTCAAGGCCTATTGGGCGCGGCGCAGTCCCGGGGCCAACACCGTCAACGCCGTGACCGCCGTACGCGACGCCGACCTCGGTGGCGCCCCGACGTTCCACGACATCCGCGTCGAACTGACGGCCCGCTGA